The Falco peregrinus isolate bFalPer1 chromosome 17, bFalPer1.pri, whole genome shotgun sequence nucleotide sequence GGTAGGTGGGttgcagcccagccccagctttccagctgctgcctgtccccggcaggcagcactgcaggggatGATGGCCCTGTTGCCTCTGCTGGTCCCCAGACACCTCCTTTATTGCGGCTTGGAGCTCTTTGCAGCTCAGAGACTGTTGAGCCTGGCAGCATCTCCCCACAGCCTGCTTcttgcagggcagggggactgCAGAGGAGGTAGCCATTCCCCATGTTCCCCTTGGCTCActtgccaggctgctggggccGGCCAAGCTGGGAACCCAGAGTTTGCCTCTGTGCTGAGGTGTGccccagggagggggagaagggggcaGGAAGAGATGTTGGGAAGGCCATCAGTCCCCATTTGGCTCCTGGcccctttctttccacagtCTGGCCTGACCCCCCTGCACGTGGCCGCCTTCATGGGGCACCTGCCCATTGTCAAgaccctgctgcagcgtggagCCTCTCCTAATGTGTCCAATGTGGTGAGTCCCatctggctggggctgtgggaacCCAGCATGGCGAGGTCGAGCAGGAGATGGGGATTGCCCAGGTCAGGCACCCATTGCTCTCCTGAGCAATCTCTGGTGTCCCCTGCTTTGTGTTGGCAGCGGGAACTGGTAGGGACCAGAAGAGGTTGTGGGTACTGCTCTCCAGTGCTCAGGCCAGAGGAACAACCACAGGAAGGCATATCCCCTCCTATGGCCTCACCACTTTATCCTGTCCTTGGTGCAGAAAGTGGAGACACCCCTACATatggcagccagagctgggcacacGGATGTGGCAAAGTACCTGCTGCAGAACAAAGCCAAAGCCAATGCCAAGGCAAAGGTAGGCACAGAGATCCTGTGTGATAGTCCAGCTCTGGGAATAGCTAACGCAGGTTTCTTTGCTCTCGCTTACCCAGAGCCTGGCTTGCCAGGGGCTGTGCAATGgcaagagcagggctggggcccCTTTGGCACGGCAAGCAAGGGACTGGTCCCAATCTGCCAAAACAGCTCTTCTGCCTCCCTTGCAGGATGACCAGACTCCTCTGCACTGTGCTGCACGCATTGGCCACACTGGCATGGTCAAACTCCTGCTGGAGAGCAATGCTGAGCCCAACCTGGCCACAACAGCAGGGCACACGCCCTTGCACATCACTGCCAAAGAGGGGCATGTGGAcacagccctggccctgctggagAAGGGGGCGTCACAGACCTGCATGACCAAGGTAGGCTGCTGTGGccactgctgctgaaggtgtGACCTGGCTGGGCCAAggctgggcaggctggtggCACAGTGTCCCTGTCACAGGAGGGGCAGCCTCCTCCTGTGCCGCAGCATGCACCAGTgctctcctcctcatccctgaCATCCTGTGATGGGCTGCCTTTCTCCTCAGAAAGGATTTACCCCGCTCCATGTGGCAGCCAAGTACGGGAAGGTGGatgtggcagagctgctgctggcacatgATGCTCATCCCAATGCAGCAGGGAAGGTGAGTGCTGCTCCTGTGGCAGTGGAAGGAGTGGTGTGGTATGGGGAGAAGCTCTGTCTCACCTGTCTGtgccctctccccctccccagaacGGCCTGACCCCACTGCACGTGGCTGTGCACCACAACAACCTGGAGATCGtcaagctgctgcttcccaaggGGAGCTCCCCGCACAGCTCAGCCTGGGTAAGGCTGGACTGAGTGTCCCTGGGGGTGTGGGGCTGTGTCATGTGTCCGTTGCCTGCTAGCCTGGGGCTATTGTTGCCCCTCATCCCTGGCACTCAGGGAGTGTACAAGGGTCCAGCCACCACTAGCCACTCTCCACACCTGCTGCTCATGCCCGCCTGGTCCCTTGCACCAGTAcatggggcaggcaggggtgctgggcagctgACCCCTTCTGGCAGACAGGCTACCTCAGAGACAGTCCGTGCCGGCAGCCTGGTGGCTGTTGCTTGGGGGTCGCGTCTCCATGGCAAGCCCTGAGGGGCAGTGCTGCAGTTTGGGAAACCACACACAAATGTTTGCATGCAGCTATGAAGCAGTGAGCCAGAAAACCCGTGGGCTCGTGAGTGTCGCCCCGCTCTGCCTGAGCATGGGAAACATCTCCCTAAAGAGCAGACCAGCAGTCTAGCTTTCCACTTTGTGTGCAGGATCTGCATCCTCAGAACAGACAAGTGGCTGCTAGTGCCGGCCCTCCCCATCTGGCACTCCTGTCTCCCCCTGCACAGGCTGCCGGCAGACTTGCTGGGCAGGCACTGGGAGCAGCCAGTACCGGCGCCAGATCCCCCGTTGGTCTGCGTCACTAACGGTCTGTGCATCACCCTGGGCAGAGGGTGTCTGCCAGCTGCAGCGTGGCAGCAAAGGCAGTGCTCAATGCTCCACAGTCTCTGCCTGAATACTAATCCTGCACATTGTGAGTTTTGCTCCAGAGCTCAGCCAGACACGTTCCGGGAGGTGTCTGTCTGCCCTAGCCTCTCATGTCCAGGTGGCTGAATACTGCTGTAGAAATTCATGTGTGGAAAAATCCAGGACAGCCAATGCCAGTGGAACCTGAAGCAGGTGGTCTTTGAAACCCCTGTGCTGACTTGGCTGGAAGAGTGGGATTTGGCTCCAGTGCCAGGGCTAGGGGCTGCCAGGGAGATGGTTTGGGTGTAAGCCTGCATCCCTGAGCTCTGGAGGCAACGAGGAAGGGCAGGCCTGACCTGGAGAGACAAGGTGACACCTTCTGTCCCTGCTGGTCTGCTTGGCAGGGGCTGAGCACTGCAATGAGCCTCTCTCCCTGCAGAATGGGTACACCCCCCTGCACATTGCTGCCAAGCAGAACCAGATGGAGGTGGCCAGCAGCTTGCTGCAGTACGGGGCTTCTGCAAACGCGGAGTCTGTACAGGGAGTCACCCCCCTACACCTGGCTTCCCAGGAGGGGCATGCGGACATGGTGGCACTGCTTTTCTCCAAACAAGCCAACGGTGACCTAGGCAACAAGGTAAGTTGTCCTGGCATGTCCTGCCAGGCAGTAGCTGACAAGGTGGTAGTCCAGGCCCCAGTGCCTCCCTGCATTTAGGCAGCAGTGCCCTGGCTAGCAGCACAGTGTTGGTCAATTTGCCAGGTTGGAGACCTGGCCTCAGAGTCTCTGCTGCTAGAGCTGCAGTGATGGCATTGCCACCACGCTGAGATGTCCTCTCTTTGCAGAGTGGCCTGACTCCTCTCCATCTTGTGGCGCAAGAGGGCCATGTGCTGGTTGCTGATGTTCTAGTGAAACACGGAGTCACAGTGGATACAACAACCAGGGTAAAGTGGTGCATTGACCATGGCTATGGTGAAAAATGTGGGGGAGCCATCTCTAGGCTTGCTTCAGGAGgagcattgcttttctttttctttgtgcaaGTCTGCCCTCTTGCAGGCATCCTTACCATTTTGTCTCTGCCTTGGGGACTCTTCCACCTCTTCCCTCCACCTTCCTGGAGGGATGATTCTTGCCTGCTCCCACAGCTCACCCCTGTACCAACAGGCACAACCATGGTGTGGTCTGCAGTGTGCCTTCTGCCCTGGTCCTGGGCTCTCAGGCAGTACCTGCACACATGCCCCATCCTTCATCTGTGGGGCCTTACCCATGGGATGAGCATACTGAAGCCGGAAGGGAAGGAAGTGCCACTGAGGGCAGGCTGAAACCTGATGTCATTTTTCAGATGGGCTATACTCCGCTGCATGTGGCCAGCCACTATGGGAACATCAAGCTGGTGAAGTTtttgctgcagcaccaggctgATGTCAACGCCAAGACTAAGGTACAGAAATGTCCTGTGCTCCAAGGACCTTTCTGCCCTTGGCAACAGCATGCAGGTTGATGGGGAAGGCTtagcctccctccctgcttccaCTTCCCCTACCCCCACATTGCTCCAAGCCCTCCTGTCTCCATGTCTGGAAGCTTCTGTAGTCTAgctacaggcctggggaaaGTGCTGGGTTCTGCAGAGCCATTTTGCTTGCTCTGGAAAGAAGGGAGCCACGCTCATGCTCCAGGCTTGAAGCACAGAGTGAGGCCCCGGGGCACTTCTGGGGCAGCACACACCTGGAACTGATGGCAGCACCCTCTGTCctcccctgcagctgggctACACCCCTCTGCACCAAGCAGCGCAGCAGGGCCACACGGACGTTGTgacactgctgctgaagcatGGTGCCTCTCCCAATGAGATCAGCATGGTGAGTACGGCATGTGCCTGCACCTACTCGCCCCATGGCAAGCTGGGGTGCCTGCCTGGGcttccctgtggctgctgctcacTCGGTATTTCTTCCCTGCACAGAATGGCACCACTCCCCTGGCCATTGCAAAGAGGCTTGGCTACATTTCTGTCACAGACGTGCTCAAGATCGTCACAGAGGAAACTGATGTCCTGGTAAGCCCCTGGGGACTGGGACCAGGACCCTGCGGAggagggatggggctgggagcagccctgcaaagGTCCACTGAGCATGGCTGGGCAGCGCCAGTGTTGACAGCTGGATGCCTAGCCCAGGGGTGAgaagggggctgcaggcagctgtgcagcaAAGAGCTGGCCTCCTCTGACTCTGCTCTGCTCCCGCAGTCAATTGGTGACAAGCACCGCATGAGCTTCCCAGAGACTGTAGACGAAATTCTGGACGTGTCAGAGGATGAAGGTGAGGGGCCAGAACTGGGCCCACCATCCCAGAGATCCGCTGGCTGGCCCAGCATGGCAGGCAGCAGTCTCAAGAATAGGCACTGGCATTCCTGCCGGGGGCCGTGGGGGAACTGTGTGGCCCCACAGTTGGTCTTGTGGAGAGGACAAGGGGAGCCCACCGGACTCCTAGGGTGGCACCTCCTGGTTCAGGTGCTTCCCTGCGCTATGCAGGAGGGATATGACTGGACCTCTCCATGGTCCCGTGCCCCAGGGACAGCGTGCAGAGAGCCCGTGGGCGTGCAGAGCTCACCACTGTGACCTGCTCCGCGGGGTGGTaccagctcccagctcagctgcagctggtctgctcctgctccctcccaccaACACCTCACCTTTGCCTCTTCTTACTTTGCAGGCACTGCTCATGTCACAGTAATGGGTATGAAATgtgtccccccgccccagctcaGTGACCCATTTCACCCCATGGCCACTAACCACCCGCATGCCATGTCCATCTGCTGTGCCCTGGTGCTGTCCAGCGCAGGCCCTgctgtcctgccctgcccaccTGTGTCCGTGCTGCTTGCCGTGGTGTGACTGCATGAACAGGCcttgccccagcctggggggagCCCTGGCTCCTGGTAGGCCCCCAGCACAGTCCCCAGGAGGCAGAAGAGCCTGGTTCTGTGGCAAAATCTGCTGCCCCTCCACAACTGCCCTGTGCTgtcctggccagggcagggatgAACCCGAGTGCTCAGGGTCTTGGTGCTGCTACAGTCCCCTCTCCATAACTGgggctccctccctgctttggAAGGTGCTGGCCTCACTCCCATAGGGCATTGGCAAGACCCAAACGCTGGTGAACAGCTTAGCAGGTGTTAACTAGCAGCAGGCAGCGTTGGCTGGGCTTCTGCCTCCAAGGGGGGCGTGTGGCTTCACTCGGCCATGTTAGGGCATCCTTCCAATGTCCCCAGGCCTGCCTACATTCCTGTCCCCAGCATCCAACAGTAGGCTGTACTCTGTGCTTGGTGCTGTGGGAAAGGGGTCAGCTAGCAGCTGTGGCTCCTGACAGCTACCACAGCTCTTGTCTCACCGACCTGCAGCACAGGCTTTGGCCCTGCCAGCCGACCCCATCTGGCAGAGGGCAAAGCTGCCCCATGGCTGGCCGAGCCCCAGGAGGCAAGTGTGTGTGGCCAACAGTGGGAGCAGAGGTGGGCCCTGGCTCCAGACCTGTGGAGGGATGGGGACAAGGGCTGCACATGGGTGCTCCATTGTCCTTCTGCCTCTCTGCATGCTGAGCTAGCTCTCGGTTTCAGAGGAGGAGCTGACCACACCAAAGCCCAGGACAGCTGATGCCAGGGACCAGGAGGGCAAGAAGGAGATGCTGGAGTTTGTGACCATGACGACACTGGAGCAAACGTAAGAGGCGCTGGGTGGTGAGGAGGGAGCAGGTACAGGGCACAGGGCCAGcctggtgcagggctgggttGCCAGTGGATCAGGGATAGGTCTGGGCAAGGAATGGATCACTGAGCCCCTATCAGCTAGCATGGCAGGCAAAGCTGGTTGGTATTGTTCCTGCACCAGGACACGGGTCTGCTGTTGACTTTGCCTTCATCCAATGGCTCTGGAACTCTCTGGGGAGGGCTaggggctgaggggctcagGCTGACCACTTCAGTGGCTGTcatccctctcctgccagggtGGAGtctccagctgtcctgcaggTCCCCTGCATCCCACCTGAGACTGTGGTGACCAGAGCAGAGGAGACTGAGCAGGTAGGACCTGTGGAGACAGAAGCTGAGCAAGTCAGTCTGCTGCATGCACCCTCGGTGTCCCCGCAGGAGGTGAGCATGAGacacagcctgccacagcccccgCAGGCATTATCTGCCGGGGGGAGCCCCCTGTCAGCCAAACatggggtgggtggtggggatgGACTTGGTGGTACAGGACTGCTCGGGGAGGGTTATGAGACTGTGGAGGAGTGGGCAGGCCCAGCACCCCCAATAGGTCCCTGTGCCCATGGGTCTCTTCCTTGCCTTATACAGCCCTCCAAGGAGTTTGATGAGGACTCCCTgatccccagcagccctgccactgAGACCTCAGATAACATCAGCCCAGTGGCCAGCCCCGTGCACACAGGGTGAGTGCCCAGCCCATGCGCACTCTATGCATGAGCCAGCTGCAAGGTGCTCACCTGCCCATGCCTCTGCCCACTCCAGGTTCCTGGTGAGCTTCATGGTGGATGCCCGTGGTGGCTCCATGCGGGGCAGCCGGCACCATGGACTGCGTGTGGTCATCCCACCCCGTGCCTGTGCAGCACCGACCCGCATCACCTGCCGCCTTGTGAAGCCCCAAaagctgcctgcacccccaTCGCTGGCTGAGGAGGAGGGTCTGGCCAGCCGGATCATTGCCCTGGGGCCCACCGGTGCCCAGTTCCTCAGGTGAGCACAGCTAGGAACAGAACAGATGGGGCTGCCCACATCAGGGCCATCCCTCAGGACTGGGGATGGATCTGGGCTCCTCTGGAGTCTCTGCCAACTGGAACAAGACCTCTGtccatctctgctgctggggctctggtGCAGGAGAGATCCCACCTCTGGCCCGGTGCAGCCTGCTTCTGAGGTGGGTCGTTCCAGCGTAATGGagcagtggctgtgctgtggtAGGAAAAGCCTGACCAGCACGGTCCTGCCAGGCACAGAGCCCCACTTCCTTGAGAGAGGGGTGTGAGCAGCCTTGCCTTCCTCCTGCGGCAGCTGTGCAGCACGATGGGTGGGTGttctgcccagggctgccttGCTGCCTGCGTGtccgagcagcagcagcgggtgCAAGCGCTCTTcctctgctgtctgcagccCTGTCATTGTGGAGATCCCACACTTTGCCTCGTATGGGCGTGGAGACCGTGAGCTGGTGGTGTTGCGCAGTGAGAATGGCTCTGTTTGGAAGGAGCACCGCAACCGCTATGAGGAGAGCTACATGGACCAGCTGCTCAACGGCATGGATGAGGGTGAGTGTGCCAGGCAATGGGGGCTTGACACCATGCAGCTCCCCACAGGCAGGGCTGCGGCCGGCCTGGGTGGTGGGATGAGCTTGTGTGGTCAGTGCACCTTGGAGGGGGTGATGGGTAGCAGCCACAGGTTTGGTGTATGGGCATTGATGGCTATGCTGCCCTTGCAGAGCTGGAGaccctggaggagctggagaagaaGAGGGTCTGCCGCATCATCACCACCGACTTTCCTCTCTACTTCGTGGTCATGTCCCGGATTTGCCAGGACTGCGATACGATCAGCCCTGAGGGAGGGTGTTTAAAAAGCACACTGGTGCCCATGGTACAGGCCACCTTCCCGGACACTGCTGTCACCAAGGGAGTGAGGTTGGCCCTGCAggtgagccctggggagcctggCCCAGGGCCCGGCTGGgctcctgcaggcaggggtAGGCAGCAGGTccaggctgtgccccagcctgggggagaCAGGCCCTGatgcctgtgctggtgctgccggCAGGCACAGCCCGTGCCCGATGAGCTGGTGACTAAGCTGCTGGGGAACCAGGCAACCTTCAGCCCCATCGTCACAGTGGAGCCACGCCGAAGGAAGTTCCACCGCCCCATCGGCCTCCGCATCCCACTGCCACCATCCTGGAAGGACAATCCCCGAGACAGCGGTGAGGGTGACACCACCAGCCTGCGCCTGCTCTGCAGTGTCATTGGTAAGGCTGCCAACCCCTACTGTGCAGGCAGTCGAGCTCTCTGGAGGGGGATGGGATGGGCTGCCTTGGTGGGGTGCAGCTCCTGCAAGCTGAGGACAGGTCACAGCGATGGAGAGGGCAGATGCCTGGGGGATGCAGACCCCAAGCTTACAGAAAGGCAGCATGCTTaccctttctttctgctgcaggagggacagccCAAGCCCAGTGGGAAGACATAACAGGCACCACAAAGCTGGTCTACGAAAATGAGTGTGCTAACTTTACCACCAATGTGTCTGCCAGGTGAGTCCTGGGAGATCGTGTGCTCATCTGGGGACATCTGCTGCTCCTTGGGCCCTCCCAGGTTGCAGCCTGTGCCAAGAGGAGCCTCCCCTCCCTGTGCTCATTGTGGCGCTGCCCCATTCCCGTGTGCAGGGCAGTTGCCTCCAGCCTTGAGACCCCCATGCTGCCTCAGCACGCTTCAGAAAACACTCATGACAACTGTGTGTTGCAGAGGGAAGGGGCCGTTCTTTTTACTTGGGTGGGTCCCCATCATGGATGGGGCTGCTCCTGTACCCAGAGCTCTTGGGCACCCTCCGCAGTGCGGTTTGctgttggggtggggggcagctctCCTGGTGCCACTGGGGAACCTGCCCGGCAGTGCCCCAACCCAGCCCTCCCACAGGTTCTGGCTGGCTGACTGCCCACGCACAGCCGAGGCCGTGCACTTTGCCACAGTGCTGTACAAGGAGCTGACGGCTGTGCCCTACATGGCCAAATTCGTGGTGTTTGCCAAGATGAATGATGCACGGGAAGGCCGGCTACGCTGCTACTGCATGACTGACGACAAGGTTGACAAGACTTTAGAGCAGCATGAAAACTTCACTGAGGTGGCTCGCAGCAGGGACATTGAGGTTTGTCCCCACCAGCATGTTgaggggggcagcagggagaaggctgCTCAAGCGAGGGGAGTCTGATGCTGGTGGAGGGGCCTGACCCCGGCCCAGGGAGGAAAGTCGGGGTTACCTGCCCTGTCCAGTGGCAGGATAAGCGACTCCGCACAGGGTCTGAGCCTGTTTTCTGCTCCGCGCCAGGTGGTAGAGGGGATGCCTTTGCACGTTGAGCTCTCAGGGAACCTGGTGCCAGTCAAGAAGGCCACTCAGCCCCGCACCTTCCTCTTCCAGTCCTTCCGCGAGAATCGTCTCGCCATCCCCATCAAGGTAATGGCAGGGTGCcgagctgggctgcagctggggcctCTGTGCCTGTACGTGTCAAGCCACCTAACCAGGCTCTCGGTGCTCAGGTTCGGGACAGCAGCCGGGAAGCCAGTGGATCCCTGTCTTTCTTGCGCAAGGCCATGAAATATGAGGACCTCCAGCATGTGCTCTGCCACCTGAACATCAGCATACCACCCTGCACCAAGGTCAGTGCCTGGTCTCTGGCACCtctgggagggggctgcaggggcccATCCTGCCCTCAGGTGCAGGAGACAGCCCTCAcagtcttttcttcctcagctgctctgcatgGCCACATCATGCCACTCTGaggctgcaggggaagcagtggtgccagggcagagctgctgccctctTTTCAAGCTGGTGACCCCTTGGTTTGTCCCCACTCTCACAGGCAAGTGGCAGCGAGGAGCGGAGGAGGACACTGACGCCGTTGTCTCTGCGGGAGCGATACAGCATCCTAAGTGAGACCAGTTTCGGTATGCAGCCTGCTAGGACTGGTCAAGCCTGGTGGAAAGGCTGGGCTGACCCTGCCGTACTCACACTCGTGGCAGCTTCCTTTTCCCTGCGGGTTTCCTTTTGGTCCTGCATGAGgcccccacagccagcaccccTTTGCCCTCCCCACCCTGGTGTGGGGCCCGGCGCAGCTGAAGCTGTGActccct carries:
- the ANK1 gene encoding ankyrin-1 isoform X6, coding for MPCLHCLRADTATGFLRAARSGNLEKALDYLRNGVDINTCNQNGLNALHLASKEGHVKMVVELLHKEIVLETTTKKGNTALHIAALAGQRDVVRELVNYGANVNAQSQKGFTPLYMAAQENHLEVVKFLLENGANQNVATEDGFTPLAVALQQGHENVVAHLINYGTKGKVRLPALHIAARNDDTRTAAVLLQNDPNADVLSKTGFTPLHIAAHYENLSVAQLLLNRGASVNFTPQNGITPLHIASRRGNIIMVRLLLDRGAQIETRTKDELTPLHCAARNGHVRIAEILLDHGAPIQAKTKNGLSPIHMAAQGDHLDCVRLLLQYSAEIDDITLDHLTPLHVAAHCGHHRVAKLLVEKGAKPNSRALNGFTPLHIACKKNHIRVMELLLKTGASIDAVTESGLTPLHVAAFMGHLPIVKTLLQRGASPNVSNVKVETPLHMAARAGHTDVAKYLLQNKAKANAKAKDDQTPLHCAARIGHTGMVKLLLESNAEPNLATTAGHTPLHITAKEGHVDTALALLEKGASQTCMTKKGFTPLHVAAKYGKVDVAELLLAHDAHPNAAGKNGLTPLHVAVHHNNLEIVKLLLPKGSSPHSSAWNGYTPLHIAAKQNQMEVASSLLQYGASANAESVQGVTPLHLASQEGHADMVALLFSKQANGDLGNKSGLTPLHLVAQEGHVLVADVLVKHGVTVDTTTRMGYTPLHVASHYGNIKLVKFLLQHQADVNAKTKLGYTPLHQAAQQGHTDVVTLLLKHGASPNEISMNGTTPLAIAKRLGYISVTDVLKIVTEETDVLSIGDKHRMSFPETVDEILDVSEDEGTAHVTVMAQALALPADPIWQRAKLPHGWPSPRRQVCVANSGSREEELTTPKPRTADARDQEGKKEMLEFVTMTTLEQTVESPAVLQVPCIPPETVVTRAEETEQVGPVETEAEQVSLLHAPSVSPQEPSKEFDEDSLIPSSPATETSDNISPVASPVHTGFLVSFMVDARGGSMRGSRHHGLRVVIPPRACAAPTRITCRLVKPQKLPAPPSLAEEEGLASRIIALGPTGAQFLSPVIVEIPHFASYGRGDRELVVLRSENGSVWKEHRNRYEESYMDQLLNGMDEELETLEELEKKRVCRIITTDFPLYFVVMSRICQDCDTISPEGGCLKSTLVPMVQATFPDTAVTKGVRLALQAQPVPDELVTKLLGNQATFSPIVTVEPRRRKFHRPIGLRIPLPPSWKDNPRDSGEGDTTSLRLLCSVIGGTAQAQWEDITGTTKLVYENECANFTTNVSARFWLADCPRTAEAVHFATVLYKELTAVPYMAKFVVFAKMNDAREGRLRCYCMTDDKVDKTLEQHENFTEVARSRDIEVVEGMPLHVELSGNLVPVKKATQPRTFLFQSFRENRLAIPIKVRDSSREASGSLSFLRKAMKYEDLQHVLCHLNISIPPCTKASGSEERRRTLTPLSLRERYSILSETSFGSLSSTDKADQKMVDIAEQLGLSWAELARELQFGVEDINRIRAENPNSLLEQSIALLNLWVSREGKGVKIENLYTALRNIDRSEIVNTLEGSGRQSRSLKGSWRYTDRDYSLSPSQMNGYASLQDELLSPASLHYMLPSPLRADQYWNEVAIMDAIPMAATEQDALMEMSDMQVWSSGLTPSLVTAEDSSLECSKAEDSDATSEGRFPGQLLADTHGPDHMGSMDLVEDDTVDSDAMNGLIDLLEQEEGQRPEGKMPAGDHQPGTREQDPESEVSFVSVQQKVQARITASPTISHVVEKSTDRLRDWNAEGSFISCLQDLTEGSWQEGVTRRLLLTHTTASGAQGQEQEQVLAPAMELMQVSSAEDSDWQPQNPTGGWQDEADSHFFGQGNEVLHLPGEQVTEEQFTDDQGNIITKKVIRKVVRQLGPGDTDDRQEQEELILEGSLQEPQDLEAEDDHFMKYSILHRDSLGAKDLTSAPNH
- the ANK1 gene encoding ankyrin-1 isoform X4 → MPCLHCLRKALEYFVKSRSEASPPGNCWQQPTDTSQPEHLEVCGAHHLCVGFSSCMRVQKADTATGFLRAARSGNLEKALDYLRNGVDINTCNQNGLNALHLASKEGHVKMVVELLHKEIVLETTTKKGNTALHIAALAGQRDVVRELVNYGANVNAQSQKGFTPLYMAAQENHLEVVKFLLENGANQNVATEDGFTPLAVALQQGHENVVAHLINYGTKGKVRLPALHIAARNDDTRTAAVLLQNDPNADVLSKTGFTPLHIAAHYENLSVAQLLLNRGASVNFTPQNGITPLHIASRRGNIIMVRLLLDRGAQIETRTKDELTPLHCAARNGHVRIAEILLDHGAPIQAKTKNGLSPIHMAAQGDHLDCVRLLLQYSAEIDDITLDHLTPLHVAAHCGHHRVAKLLVEKGAKPNSRALNGFTPLHIACKKNHIRVMELLLKTGASIDAVTESGLTPLHVAAFMGHLPIVKTLLQRGASPNVSNVKVETPLHMAARAGHTDVAKYLLQNKAKANAKAKDDQTPLHCAARIGHTGMVKLLLESNAEPNLATTAGHTPLHITAKEGHVDTALALLEKGASQTCMTKKGFTPLHVAAKYGKVDVAELLLAHDAHPNAAGKNGLTPLHVAVHHNNLEIVKLLLPKGSSPHSSAWNGYTPLHIAAKQNQMEVASSLLQYGASANAESVQGVTPLHLASQEGHADMVALLFSKQANGDLGNKSGLTPLHLVAQEGHVLVADVLVKHGVTVDTTTRMGYTPLHVASHYGNIKLVKFLLQHQADVNAKTKLGYTPLHQAAQQGHTDVVTLLLKHGASPNEISMNGTTPLAIAKRLGYISVTDVLKIVTEETDVLSIGDKHRMSFPETVDEILDVSEDEEEELTTPKPRTADARDQEGKKEMLEFVTMTTLEQTVESPAVLQVPCIPPETVVTRAEETEQVGPVETEAEQVSLLHAPSVSPQEPSKEFDEDSLIPSSPATETSDNISPVASPVHTGFLVSFMVDARGGSMRGSRHHGLRVVIPPRACAAPTRITCRLVKPQKLPAPPSLAEEEGLASRIIALGPTGAQFLSPVIVEIPHFASYGRGDRELVVLRSENGSVWKEHRNRYEESYMDQLLNGMDEELETLEELEKKRVCRIITTDFPLYFVVMSRICQDCDTISPEGGCLKSTLVPMVQATFPDTAVTKGVRLALQAQPVPDELVTKLLGNQATFSPIVTVEPRRRKFHRPIGLRIPLPPSWKDNPRDSGEGDTTSLRLLCSVIGGTAQAQWEDITGTTKLVYENECANFTTNVSARFWLADCPRTAEAVHFATVLYKELTAVPYMAKFVVFAKMNDAREGRLRCYCMTDDKVDKTLEQHENFTEVARSRDIEVVEGMPLHVELSGNLVPVKKATQPRTFLFQSFRENRLAIPIKVRDSSREASGSLSFLRKAMKYEDLQHVLCHLNISIPPCTKASGSEERRRTLTPLSLRERYSILSETSFGSLSSTDKADQKMVDIAEQLGLSWAELARELQFGVEDINRIRAENPNSLLEQSIALLNLWVSREGKGVKIENLYTALRNIDRSEIVNTLEGSGRQSRSLKGSWRYTDRDYSLSPSQMNGYASLQDELLSPASLHYMLPSPLRADQYWNEVAIMDAIPMAATEQDALMEMSDMQVWSSGLTPSLVTAEDSSLECSKAEDSDATSEGRFPGQLLADTHGPDHMGSMDLVEDDTVDSDAMNGLIDLLEQEEGQRPEGKMPAGDHQPGTREQDPESEVSFVSVQQKVQARITASPTISHVVEKSTDRLRDWNAEGSFISCLQDLTEGSWQEGVTRRLLLTHTTASGAQGQEQEQVLAPAMELMQVSSAEDSDWQPQNPTGGWQDEADSHFFGQGNEVLHLPGEQVTEEQFTDDQGNIITKKVIRKVVRQLGPGDTDDRQEQEELILEGSLQEPQDLEAEDDHFMKYSILHRDSLGAKDLTSAPNH